From Zingiber officinale cultivar Zhangliang chromosome 5B, Zo_v1.1, whole genome shotgun sequence, the proteins below share one genomic window:
- the LOC121987818 gene encoding formate dehydrogenase, mitochondrial-like: MATLSAAAATVDGTGSRTLHANSPDSKKIVGVFYKANEYASLNPEFVGCAEAALGIRDWLESKGHQYIVTDDKEGPNCELEKHIHDMHVLITTPFHPVYVTAEKIKKAKNLQLLLTAGVGSDHIDLKAAADAGITVVEISGSNAVSVAEDELMRILILVRNFLPGYHQVIDGDWNVAGIAHRAYDLEGKTVGIIGAGRIGKLLLQRLKPFNCNLLYHDRLMISPELEKETGAKFEEDLDVILPKCDVVVINTPLTEKTRGMFDKERIGKLKKGVLIVNNARAAIMDTQAVVDACSSGHIAGYSGDVWNPQPAPRDHPWRYIPNHAMTPHVSGTTINSQLRYADGVKDTLDKYFKGEEFSAQNYIVKEGKLASQYQ; encoded by the exons ATGGCGACGCTCAGCGCTGCAGCAGCCACAGTCGACGGAACGGGCTCCAGGACGCTCCAT GCTAATTCGCCAGACAGCAAGAAGATCGTCGGCGTTTTCTACAAGGCCAACGAGTACGCTTCCCTGAATCCTGAATTTGTAGGGTGCGCGGAAGCCGCCTTGGGCATTCGGGATTGGCTAGAATCGAAAGGCCACCAGTACATTGTAACTGATGACAAAGAAGGCCCAAATTGCG AGTTAGAGAAACACATTCACGACATGCATGTTTTGATCACGACTCCCTTCCATCCGGTTTACGTGACTGCGGAGAAGATAAAGAAAGCCAAAAACCTGCAACTTCTTCTGACCGCTGGGGTTGGCTCGGACCACATCGATCTGAAAGCGGCAGCCGACGCAGGAATCACTGTAGTAGAAATCAGCGGAAGCAATGCTGTCTCGGTGGCAGAGGATGAATTGATGCGAATTCTCATCCTCGTCCGGAACTTCTTGCCTGGTTATCATCAGGTGATCGACGGTGATTGGAACGTCGCAGGCATCGCACACAGGGCTTACGATCTTGAGGGTAAGACTGTCGGCATTATCGGGGCGGGGCGCATCGGGAAGCTTTTGCTTCAGCGTCTGAAGCCTTTCAACTGCAATCTGCTTTACCATGACCGCCTCATGATTTCACCTGAACTGGAGAAAGAGACAGGAGCTAAGTTTGAGGAAGATCTTGATGTAATTCTCCCAAAGTGCGACGTCGTCGTCATAAACACGCCTCTTACCGAGAAAACCag AGGAATGTTTGATAAGGAGAGGATCGGGAAGTTGAAGAAGGGAGTTCTCATCGTGAATAATGCTCGAGCTGCTATCATGGACACCCAAGCAGTCGTAGATGCTTGCTCTAGTGGGCACATTGCAG GTTATAGTGGCGACGTTTGGAATCCCCAGCCAGCTCCCAGAGATCATCCATGGAGGTACATACCAAACCACGCAATGACTCCCCATGTATCTGGCACCACCATTAACAGTCAA CTGAGATATGCGGATGGAGTGAAAGACACACTCGATAAGTACTTCAAAGGAGAGGAATTTTCAGCTCAAAACTACATTGTCAAGGAGGGAAAGCTTGCGAGCCAATACCAATGA
- the LOC121987819 gene encoding formate dehydrogenase, chloroplastic/mitochondrial-like, giving the protein MATLSAAAATVDGTGSRTLHANSPDSKKIVGVFYKANEYTSLNPEFVGCVEAALGIRDWLESKGHRYIVTDDNCKEGPNCRSYA; this is encoded by the exons ATGGCGACGCTCAGCGCTGCAGCAGCCACAGTTGACGGAACGGGCTCCAGGACGCTCCAT GCTAATTCGCCAGACAGCAAGAAGATCGTCGGCGTTTTCTACAAGGCCAACGAGTACACTTCCCTGAATCCTGAATTTGTAGGGTGCGTGGAAGCCGCCTTGGGCATTCGGGACTGGCTAGAATCGAAAGGCCACCGGTACATTGTAACTGATGACAATTGCAAAGAAGGCCCCAATTGCCGTTCGTATGCTTAA